In Chanodichthys erythropterus isolate Z2021 chromosome 20, ASM2448905v1, whole genome shotgun sequence, the genomic stretch CAGCCGTAAGATAAGGGCAAAATTAACAAGAAATGTcaatatgaaatcaaaactgacaatATTTACTTAGTTCATGTTTCTGATCTTATTGTGCACAATTTATCCAGTGCACGTCATtccaaataaaaatgtattatatcaTGCTTTAAACAACTTTTCCTTTTTAAGTTAGCACTTTTCAAATCAATTCCTGATGTATAAAAATACGTTTTTgctccttgaaaataaatttaaaaaatatgtcaaattACGAATGTAAAATGTGTTGTGAATGTCATTTGCTGCAGCCTGCATTACACTAGGCTCCCATTATGAATCCAGGCGCTGTACTACTATCATAAAGACACACATTTATGCATGTAATAAGCAAATAGCAAGCTCTCTGTGAATACAACTGCCTTTGTTTGTCATGTCTCACCTGTTGGCAGCGGTCACACTGATAAGGCTTCTCACCGCTGTGAACACGCTTATGTCTCTCCAGGTGGTAGCGCTGAATAAACCTCATGTCACACATATCACAGCCGAATGGCTTTTCCCCTAGAACACACACAGATGTGCACACATTAACTGTGCATCTCTTTATATGAAATGTTAGACGATGTGAGAGCGGAAAGGCTCATGGCGTACCCGTATGGGTGAGAATGTGCCGTTTGAGATGGTAACTACTGCGGAAAGCACTGTAGCAGTGCTCACATATGAAATTCTTCTGCACTTGAGAGCTGAGCGAGTTATCGTCATTAACCTCAGGAATCTCCACCTTCACGTCACATACAGAAGAAAGAGCATTCAGTCAGGATACGAATAAAAGCGGAAGTGTGTAAATGTGATAAACAGGCAAACTCGCAGGGCAATACTGCAAACAGACTAAACGCATGCCTGGGGCTTTTCTCTCATTTTGGTGGGAAGTCCAGACTTCCTGTTCTTCTTCTTTGGCTGCACGTTCTGTCTGGCCTGCATGTTTTTTTCATCCAGGAGCCTGGATGAGTGAAACTCTCCGTCCTTGCGGATGAGCTGCCCAAAAACAGAGAATATACGTCAGCGGTTTGTAAAGTATGAAGCTATTCGATGTTAACATTCACAATCGCCGATatgtgttcatttttaatgttatcgttatcggccAGATAAGACAATTTGGTCAATATATTAAAgtcgataaataatggattatttccttcagctgagaggCTTCAGATGCGCACTGTCCGCCATTATGATtctgaattgcttgaaatatgattgaaatcacttttaaaaaggaaaatacagctCAAAGTACAGCTcaagtctgtcatataggctacataatattatgatgaaaacattataaCTGTGTACTTGGGATAAGGATTTATTATCGGCCAACATATCGGATATTGGCTtccaaatataaagaattatcagtTATCGGtaacaaaatgcaaaaaaaattgtacttttgtaacattaaaagtgtcttcactgtcacttttgatcaatttaatgcatcctcactgaataaaagtatttaaaagtaaaaaaaaataaaaatcttaatgTTGCGATTCTGAACCTTTTGTACAGTagtgtacatttatgcatttggcaaatgcttttatccaaagtaaTTCTCTGGGAATTGAGACCATGACCTttcaacatttaaatgaatagttcaccaaaaaattaaaaacccATTCCAAActcatatgactttctttaacagtgttatccatgtctttttctCTTACAAGTGGTGGGCAGTTGACTCCTGAGGGCAGCACCATGTGTCCGTGTTGGCTGTGGGAGTCCTGGTTGTGGTTCTGGCTGTGATTGTGGCTGTGATTGTTTTCTCTCTGTCCCTGGCCCAGATGAGAGCCCATCTTCTTATGGCTGGACATGGAGCCGGCCTGCATGAGTGCCATGCTGGACAGCACCGCTTCACAGCCCAGCAACCCAGCCTGTGTAGAAACAcaaccacaaacacacacgtcttttaaaaatatttctcaaaGTCAATAACCTGATGGGTTGAAATCTGGCACAAATGTGACCCAGTTTAAGacataattaacatttttcagtCAAGAAACGTCAAATTAATTCCGAGGCCACAGTGCAattgtcaaataaaaaacattctcagtgctgttctttttaatataatttacattattCACAAAGGTGATTCTCATTATTGTAATACATTAACTTTTCAGTGTactctcataaaaaaaaaaactaataatgtaaaaaatatatattaaaataatacaatgatgtataaatacatttcactgaagaaatgtgcttaattgtcatgaaaatgattttaaaaaatcttaaatggTCCTA encodes the following:
- the znf740b gene encoding zinc finger protein 740b; translation: MIGACVVSKHSPCPERSSLYPNTHTHTLTTAMSHLSNSSVRDHMKWAGLLGCEAVLSSMALMQAGSMSSHKKMGSHLGQGQRENNHSHNHSQNHNQDSHSQHGHMVLPSGVNCPPLLIRKDGEFHSSRLLDEKNMQARQNVQPKKKNRKSGLPTKMREKPQVEIPEVNDDNSLSSQVQKNFICEHCYSAFRSSYHLKRHILTHTGEKPFGCDMCDMRFIQRYHLERHKRVHSGEKPYQCDRCQQNFSRTDRLLRHRRLCAVGIPKEENQPCCEGRPYSQDPSQHTASWSPLQTNNSRLAV